TGCGCGGCACTTTCGTTTGGCCGCTGAGCCGGGAGCGGTGTTGGCGGAGCCAGCTGTAAAATGCGCCTGGGGGCAGGGCGACCACCTCAGGCAGGGCAAAGGCGCCAGCTTCGCGGCGAATCTGGTAATGTCGATTAACGCGCTGCAGGTAGGTATCGATGCATCGGGCGAAATCGGCAAGCTGCTGGGGGGGATGTTCAAATTCGATAAGCCACTGGTGCGTGGGCGGCTGATTGCGGGTGGCGGGCTTGGGAGCAATGTGGTAGGTGCGCACGCGGGCTTGGGTTTGGCGGCACGCTTCTTCTAGGGCCGCTTGGGCTTCTTCACCAAAGACCGCTTCGCCGTAGAGGTCTAGCATCTCGCTTGTTCTTCCAGCAACCAAGAGCTTCGGGGGGCGGGTTTGCGTAAAGCGCACCACGTCCCGCACGCTGTAGCTCCACAGTCCGCTACAGGTAGTCACGTAAAGCGCATACCGTACACCGGGCTCAAGGGTAGCCACCGTATGGCGGGGCGGATTTGTGGTATGCAGCGCATCGATGGGGACAAATTCGTAAAAAATACCGTTATCCAGATGAAGGAGCAGGGCTGGATCGTCATTTGACGACTGAAACGCAAAAAAGCCCTCCGAAGCCCCATAGGTTTCGACAAAATCAAGCGTCGGTAGGCCCACGTACTCCTCGATCAGCGTGCGGTAGGAGCTTAGGGCTACACCTCCTGAGATGAACACTTGCAGGTGGGGCCAGAGCGCTCCAATGGTTGTAGCTGGCCGACCTTGGCGCCGGGCTTCCTCCAGGAGCATCGAAAAAAGCACCAAGGCCCAGGTAGGGGCCATAACGACGAGACGTACATCTTGGGTTACTGCGCGTGCTGCAATAGCACGCAGCTTGGCTTCCCAGTTTGGATGCTGCAGGAGCTGCTCTGGTACAGCTTGATACCCCCAGCGGAGGTACCATGGAGCATGAAGGAAGACCAGCGCGCTGATTTCGCCCACCCAAGTGCCCGGATGTTGGGCATCTTCGTCGACACGACCCGGCAGCGAAAGATGGCGCCCCCGTAGAAAAGCGCCTCTTTGGGATTGTATCAAATAGTGCAGGCCCACGCTAAGGCTAAAGCGGCGGTTAGCCCAAAGCATTTCTCGGCTCACGGGAAGGAGCGTTCCGGAAGAAGCCGTGCCACTAGAAACGGCAAAGTAGCGTATGCGTCCAGGCCAGCAAATATCGGTCATTCCTTGTCGCATGCGCTCTACGTCGGCACGCAGATCAGCGTAGGTGTGGAGCGGCACGCGTTCCTGATAGGCACGCACTACGTCGCGAGCCCGGGCTAGCTCAGCAAATCCGTAGCGCTGGCCCCATTCGGTGTGTGCTGCGCGCTGCAGCAAGCGTCGCAGCACCCGCTCTTGGGTGCCCACCGGATCGTGCATAAAACGCCGAATCCGGCGTAGTAAAGGTAAGAACGCAAGAAGGCGATACGGCAACATTTAAAACCAAGCGGCTGGAACGTTAAGCTGGGTTCCTGCGAAAAAAGTTACGCGCGTCGCGCTACGCCACGCTATATTTCAAGTTCCTCCTCTCAAAGCGCTGACTTATGGAGCAATCCCAAGCTTTTGCGCCCGAAAGGTTTGTGCTCAACTGTCGGGGACGGGTGCTCGACTGCAGGCCTGGTTTGCCGAACGGGGCACACGTGATGGGTATCCTCAACGTGACGCCTGACTCGTTCTGGGATGGAGGGCGCTACCAAACCCTCGATGCGGCGTTACGCCGGGCCGAGGTCATGCTGGCAGAAGGTGCCGCTATTATCGACGTAGGGGGTGAATCGACCCGACCTAGAGGCCGCATCTATGGCCAGGGTGCTGCGCCGGTATCGGTCGACGAAGAACGACGCCGTGTGCTGCCGGTCATCGAAGCCCTTGCGCAACGCTTTCCAGAAGCGCTGATCTCGGTGGATACCTACAAGCCCCAAGTTGCCCAAGAAGCGCTGGAAGCCGGGGCGCATCTCATTAATGACCAAACAGGACTTCGCTTGTATCCTGAAATGGCTGAAGTGGCTGCGCGCTACGGTGCCCCACTGATCTTGATGCACGCCATTGGTCGACCAGGAGAGATGCCCCATGAAGTAACCTATGCCGAT
This Rhodothermus bifroesti DNA region includes the following protein-coding sequences:
- a CDS encoding GH3 family domain-containing protein — protein: MLPYRLLAFLPLLRRIRRFMHDPVGTQERVLRRLLQRAAHTEWGQRYGFAELARARDVVRAYQERVPLHTYADLRADVERMRQGMTDICWPGRIRYFAVSSGTASSGTLLPVSREMLWANRRFSLSVGLHYLIQSQRGAFLRGRHLSLPGRVDEDAQHPGTWVGEISALVFLHAPWYLRWGYQAVPEQLLQHPNWEAKLRAIAARAVTQDVRLVVMAPTWALVLFSMLLEEARRQGRPATTIGALWPHLQVFISGGVALSSYRTLIEEYVGLPTLDFVETYGASEGFFAFQSSNDDPALLLHLDNGIFYEFVPIDALHTTNPPRHTVATLEPGVRYALYVTTCSGLWSYSVRDVVRFTQTRPPKLLVAGRTSEMLDLYGEAVFGEEAQAALEEACRQTQARVRTYHIAPKPATRNQPPTHQWLIEFEHPPQQLADFARCIDTYLQRVNRHYQIRREAGAFALPEVVALPPGAFYSWLRQHRSRLSGQTKVPRMQPDRSLADALLAQSQRWATSAETFPNSSA
- the folP gene encoding dihydropteroate synthase yields the protein MEQSQAFAPERFVLNCRGRVLDCRPGLPNGAHVMGILNVTPDSFWDGGRYQTLDAALRRAEVMLAEGAAIIDVGGESTRPRGRIYGQGAAPVSVDEERRRVLPVIEALAQRFPEALISVDTYKPQVAQEALEAGAHLINDQTGLRLYPEMAEVAARYGAPLILMHAIGRPGEMPHEVTYADVVADVRASLAESVARARARGVAQVVLDPGFGFGKTVAENLRLVNNLDALLALGYPVMVGISRKSTIGQVLGSLEHPVPPAERLYGTLGVTAVAVLRGATLVRAHDVRPTVEMLRLLAATLAQPRSTFATAT